A stretch of DNA from Actinomycetota bacterium:
CTTGGAGTGCGTCGTGTCGCGCAGCAGGGAGTGCTCGCCGAAGTAGTCGCCGGCCTCCATGACCGCGACCTCGTCCTCGCCGTCCTCGCCGGCCTCGTAGATGCGCACGCGGCCCGACAGGACCACGTACAGCGCCTCGGCGGGGGCCCCCTCGTCGAAGACCACGCTGCCGGCCGACCAGACCAGGTTCATCGACACGCCGAGGATCTGCAGGAGCGTGGCGTCGTCCAGGGACGCGAAGTCCGGCACGGTGCGCAGCGCCTCCACGAGGCTGTGCGAGACCGGTGGCGCCACCGCTCACCCCCCTTTCGGCGCCGATATGCTAACCCGACCCGACGGACGGTCGCCGAGTGAGCCTTGCGACGACGCCGCTGCGGATCGCCCAGCTGAGCGACATCCACTGCGGCACGGTCTCGTTCGACGCGGAGCTGATGCGGTCGGTGATCGACCGGATCAACGACCTGCGCCCGGACGTCGTCGTGGTGGGCGGCGACCTCACGGCCGACGGCTACGAGTGGGAGTTCGAGGAGGCCGGGCGGTGGCTGGGCGCCATCGAGGCCCCCACGGTGGTGGTGCCGGGCAACCACGACGCGCGCAACGTCGGCGACCTGCACTTCCGGCGGCTGTTCGGCGACCGCTTCTCCC
This window harbors:
- a CDS encoding cyclic nucleotide-binding domain-containing protein — its product is MAPPVSHSLVEALRTVPDFASLDDATLLQILGVSMNLVWSAGSVVFDEGAPAEALYVVLSGRVRIYEAGEDGEDEVAVMEAGDYFGEHSLLRDTTHSKGARAMQDSELMVIPADSFRALLDGDPDLAGLIEATLRSRVQGGGRPSD